One stretch of Sulfuricystis multivorans DNA includes these proteins:
- a CDS encoding efflux RND transporter periplasmic adaptor subunit yields the protein MKPRRLLALILLVVLVGGGIMAWRGFFAADAKPAYKFATVERGPLTAAVAATGTLNPVVSVQVSSQISGQIRELFVDFNSPVKAGDLLARIAPETYEHRVRQAEADLEAARAIVAVQQAELFRARVNLLEAERDFKRKETLVAKNYLSPAELDKAQTTLDAARAQLKVVQAQAANSMALVRQREAALAQARVDLSRTEIRAPVDGIVIKKSVEPGQTVAVSLQAPEMFVIARNLADMQVEAAIDEADIGRVEVGQEVSFSVDAFPGRKFKGEVRQVRKAAQVTSNVVSYTVVISAANPDLILLPGMTANVRIVTSHKDDALKVANAALRFRPPAEGDEPAPAARPGGGSGRSRSSAEGGSGKLWVLGEDGKPKAIEIRTGITDGNQIEIVGGDIAAGQQVIVGMSDPRKRAKPTQPRMF from the coding sequence ATGAAACCGCGCCGGCTGCTCGCATTGATCCTGCTCGTCGTCCTCGTCGGCGGCGGCATCATGGCATGGCGCGGCTTCTTCGCCGCAGACGCCAAGCCGGCTTACAAGTTCGCCACCGTCGAGCGCGGCCCGCTCACCGCCGCGGTCGCCGCCACCGGCACGCTCAATCCGGTGGTCTCGGTGCAGGTCAGTTCCCAAATCTCCGGCCAGATCCGCGAGCTGTTCGTCGATTTCAACAGTCCGGTGAAGGCCGGCGATCTGCTCGCGCGCATCGCGCCGGAAACCTATGAGCACCGCGTGCGCCAGGCCGAGGCCGATCTCGAAGCGGCGCGGGCGATCGTCGCCGTGCAACAGGCCGAACTGTTCCGCGCCCGCGTCAATCTTCTCGAAGCCGAACGCGATTTCAAGCGCAAAGAGACGCTGGTGGCGAAGAACTATCTCTCGCCGGCCGAACTCGACAAGGCGCAGACCACGCTCGATGCCGCGCGCGCGCAGCTGAAGGTGGTCCAGGCGCAGGCGGCCAACAGCATGGCGCTCGTGCGCCAGCGCGAGGCGGCGCTCGCTCAAGCGCGGGTCGACCTGTCGCGCACCGAGATCCGCGCCCCCGTCGATGGCATCGTCATCAAGAAGAGCGTCGAGCCTGGCCAGACCGTGGCTGTGAGCCTACAAGCGCCCGAGATGTTCGTGATCGCCCGCAATCTCGCCGACATGCAGGTCGAGGCGGCGATCGACGAGGCCGACATCGGCCGCGTCGAGGTCGGCCAGGAAGTGAGCTTCAGTGTCGACGCCTTCCCAGGTCGGAAATTCAAGGGCGAGGTCAGGCAGGTCAGAAAGGCCGCGCAGGTGACCTCCAACGTCGTCAGCTACACGGTGGTCATCTCCGCCGCCAACCCCGATCTGATCCTGCTGCCCGGCATGACCGCGAACGTGCGCATCGTCACCAGCCACAAGGACGATGCGCTCAAGGTCGCCAATGCCGCGCTGCGCTTTCGTCCGCCTGCGGAGGGCGATGAACCGGCGCCGGCAGCGCGGCCCGGCGGCGGCTCGGGACGCAGCCGCAGTAGCGCAGAGGGTGGCAGTGGCAAACTCTGGGTGCTCGGCGAGGATGGCAAACCGAAGGCGATCGAGATCAGGACCGGCATCACCGACGGCAATCAGATCGAGATCGTCGGCGGCGACATCGCCGCAGGCCAGCAGGTCATCGTCGGCATGAGCGATCCGCGCAAGAGAGCGAAGCCGACGCAGCCGCGCATGTTCTGA
- a CDS encoding ABC transporter permease, whose product MNLSATIAIALKALATNKLRSALTMLGIIIGVAAVIVMIAVGSGARTQVEAQIRSLGSNLMMIFSASSTYTGARAAVGTTFTLSEEDAYAIARELPEYVAAAAPVLRGSGQIVAGNSNWSTSFYGVTPEYFEVREWTLAEGRFFEAAELNGAAKVAIIGKTVAANLFGEESPLDRTIRIRTVPLTVIGLLDAKGQSPGGSDLDDVVLMPITTARNRVLGATAVAKSRSVGSIQIKLVDGVPGSAAEEKVRELLRQRHRLQPDQDDDFTLRNMTEILQTREESSRVMALLLAAVASVSLLVGGIGIMNIMLVSVTERTREIGLRRAVGARARDILLQFLVESITLALIGGFVGILLGVGGAKLVAQLAGWPIQLAPSTLLLAVSTASAIGIFFGYYPARKAALMSPIEALRHE is encoded by the coding sequence ATGAACCTCTCCGCCACCATCGCCATCGCCCTCAAGGCGCTCGCCACCAATAAGCTGCGCTCGGCGCTGACGATGCTGGGCATCATCATCGGCGTGGCGGCGGTGATCGTGATGATCGCCGTAGGCTCGGGCGCGCGCACCCAGGTGGAAGCGCAGATCAGGAGCCTCGGCTCGAACCTGATGATGATCTTCTCGGCTTCGAGCACGTATACCGGCGCCCGCGCGGCGGTGGGTACGACGTTCACCCTGTCCGAGGAGGATGCTTATGCGATCGCGCGCGAGCTGCCGGAATATGTCGCCGCCGCGGCGCCCGTGCTGCGCGGCAGCGGCCAGATCGTCGCCGGCAACAGCAACTGGTCCACCTCGTTTTATGGCGTGACGCCCGAATACTTCGAGGTGCGTGAATGGACGCTGGCGGAGGGCCGTTTCTTCGAGGCCGCCGAACTCAATGGCGCGGCGAAAGTGGCGATCATCGGCAAGACCGTGGCAGCCAACCTGTTCGGCGAGGAAAGCCCCCTCGATAGGACGATCCGCATCCGCACCGTGCCGCTCACCGTGATCGGCTTGCTCGACGCCAAGGGCCAAAGCCCCGGCGGCTCCGATCTCGACGATGTCGTGCTGATGCCGATCACCACTGCGCGAAACCGCGTGCTCGGCGCAACGGCGGTCGCCAAATCCCGGTCGGTCGGCTCGATCCAGATCAAGCTCGTCGATGGTGTCCCGGGCTCGGCGGCCGAAGAGAAAGTGCGTGAGCTCTTGCGTCAGCGTCACCGTCTGCAGCCCGACCAGGATGACGACTTCACTTTGCGCAACATGACCGAGATCCTGCAGACGCGTGAGGAATCGTCACGCGTGATGGCGCTCTTGCTCGCCGCAGTGGCCTCCGTCTCGCTACTGGTCGGCGGCATCGGCATCATGAACATCATGCTCGTCTCGGTGACCGAACGCACGCGTGAGATTGGTCTCAGGCGCGCGGTCGGCGCACGCGCGCGCGACATCCTGCTGCAATTTCTGGTCGAGTCGATCACGCTCGCGCTGATCGGCGGCTTCGTCGGCATTTTGCTTGGCGTCGGCGGCGCGAAGCTCGTCGCCCAACTGGCGGGCTGGCCGATCCAACTCGCGCCGTCGACCCTCCTGCTCGCGGTGAGCACGGCTTCCGCGATCGGCATCTTCTTCGGCTACTATCCGGCGCGCAAGGCCGCGCTGATGTCGCCGATCGAGGCTTTGCGCCACGAATAG
- a CDS encoding type II secretion system protein: MKSQRGFTLIELVVVIVILGILAATALPKFIDITGDAEQAAVDGVAGALSSAASINYAARKANPANPNTVAITNAGNACSGPANSVYANAANLLKGSITLVNGAPTNKNQYQIDEEVTTDANCAAGVVAKCRIRSYGGGVAANRKTAYAYVPCTN; encoded by the coding sequence ATGAAATCGCAACGAGGCTTCACCCTGATCGAACTGGTGGTCGTAATCGTGATTCTTGGCATTTTGGCTGCGACGGCGCTGCCGAAGTTCATCGACATCACCGGCGATGCAGAACAGGCGGCCGTCGATGGCGTTGCGGGCGCGCTCTCTTCGGCAGCCTCGATCAACTATGCCGCACGCAAGGCCAATCCGGCCAACCCCAATACCGTGGCGATCACCAATGCTGGCAACGCATGCAGCGGGCCAGCCAACAGCGTTTATGCCAATGCCGCGAATTTGCTCAAAGGCAGTATCACTCTCGTCAATGGCGCACCAACGAACAAAAACCAATATCAGATCGACGAAGAGGTGACTACCGATGCCAACTGTGCCGCCGGTGTCGTCGCAAAGTGCCGGATTCGCAGTTATGGCGGCGGGGTGGCGGCCAATCGTAAAACCGCTTACGCCTACGTTCCCTGTACCAACTGA
- a CDS encoding prepilin-type N-terminal cleavage/methylation domain-containing protein — MAPVESPASGSNPSSEAGIYRKSYKYTAIFAVALSQRLCSIHHLIGKNDMKKLHSGFTLIELVIVIAIIGILAAIALPKFVSLQRDARIAKLQAARGAVNAAAAIVHAAYLSRSGVPDTAACPGTSITANNALNGTLCTENGVVLLANGYPSGAVFLGATTPGIIGAAGLVSTFSPNLAQLNAEGFGASVAGNVTRISVIGGPGTSSGSVGSQDNPTCSFTYASAGTSGAAPVVSPVTTTGC, encoded by the coding sequence ATGGCGCCGGTCGAATCACCAGCATCGGGATCGAACCCCTCAAGTGAGGCGGGAATTTACCGTAAATCATATAAATACACTGCAATCTTTGCAGTAGCATTGTCGCAGCGCCTGTGCAGCATCCATCATCTCATTGGGAAAAATGACATGAAAAAACTCCACAGCGGTTTCACCCTGATCGAGCTGGTGATCGTGATCGCGATCATCGGCATTCTCGCCGCGATCGCGCTGCCGAAATTCGTCTCGCTGCAGCGCGATGCGCGGATCGCCAAGCTGCAGGCCGCGCGCGGCGCGGTGAATGCGGCCGCGGCGATCGTGCACGCTGCCTATCTGTCGCGCAGTGGTGTCCCTGACACGGCCGCCTGTCCCGGAACCAGCATCACGGCAAACAATGCCCTCAATGGCACGCTGTGCACGGAAAATGGTGTGGTGCTACTGGCCAACGGCTATCCTTCCGGCGCGGTGTTTCTCGGGGCGACCACACCCGGCATCATTGGCGCGGCCGGCCTGGTCTCGACTTTTTCACCAAATCTCGCGCAATTGAACGCCGAAGGCTTCGGCGCGTCGGTCGCCGGCAATGTGACGAGGATCTCTGTCATCGGCGGCCCCGGCACGAGCAGCGGCTCCGTCGGCTCCCAGGACAATCCTACCTGCTCTTTCACCTACGCTTCGGCCGGTACATCCGGTGCAGCACCCGTGGTGAGCCCCGTCACTACCACAGGTTGCTAA
- a CDS encoding competence/damage-inducible protein A, which produces MRTYGLIIIGDEILRGKRQDRHLAKFIEILGARGLHLSWAEYLGDERPRLIETFKRTLASNDVVFSCGGIGVTPDDHTRQAAASAAGVPLELNPDAEREIRARMAELGEPVTPARLELGTVPAGSRIIPNPFNRIPGFSYRDHHFLPGFPQMAWPMAQWVLDTYYADDFRQGMEAEAAILVWDGLEGRMLELMRKTEADFPGITVFSLPNLGSETMRRHVELGVRGEPSRVAEAIEALKAGVAALGYGFDIKT; this is translated from the coding sequence ATGAGAACCTACGGCCTGATCATCATCGGCGACGAAATCCTGCGCGGCAAGCGCCAGGATAGGCATCTGGCGAAATTCATCGAAATCCTTGGCGCGCGCGGCCTGCATCTTTCCTGGGCGGAATATCTCGGCGATGAGCGGCCGCGGCTCATCGAAACCTTCAAGCGCACGCTGGCATCCAACGATGTCGTGTTTTCCTGTGGCGGCATCGGGGTCACGCCGGATGACCACACCCGCCAGGCGGCAGCAAGCGCGGCCGGCGTGCCGCTGGAACTGAATCCGGATGCGGAACGCGAGATTCGCGCCCGCATGGCCGAGCTCGGCGAGCCGGTCACGCCGGCGCGGCTGGAGCTCGGCACCGTGCCTGCTGGCAGCCGCATCATCCCGAACCCCTTCAACCGCATTCCGGGCTTTTCCTACCGCGACCACCACTTTCTGCCGGGGTTTCCGCAGATGGCCTGGCCGATGGCCCAATGGGTGCTCGATACCTACTACGCCGACGATTTTCGGCAAGGGATGGAGGCCGAGGCGGCGATCCTCGTCTGGGATGGCCTGGAAGGACGGATGCTCGAGCTGATGCGCAAGACCGAGGCCGATTTTCCCGGCATCACCGTCTTCAGCCTGCCGAATCTGGGCAGTGAGACGATGCGCCGCCATGTCGAGCTCGGGGTGCGCGGCGAACCCTCACGGGTGGCCGAAGCGATCGAGGCGCTCAAAGCGGGGGTGGCCGCACTCGGCTACGGCTTCGACATCAAAACCTAG
- a CDS encoding ABC transporter ATP-binding protein, translating into MSLIRVENLAKNYRLGDTQVPALSGVTLEIAKGSFVAVMGPSGSGKSTFMNLLGCLDAPSGGRYWLEDIEVSRLDDDALSRVRNRKIGFVFQHFNLLARTTAVDNVALPLLYRGMGAAERHARAAQRLELVGLQERMFHHPAQLSGGQQQRVAIARALVNDPALILADEPTGALDSRTGIEIMALLQQLNREGITIVVVTHEHDIAAYADRIIHFRDGRVTDDTPNARRDASADLAAMPKKR; encoded by the coding sequence GTGAGCCTGATCCGCGTCGAAAACCTCGCCAAAAACTACCGGCTGGGCGATACCCAAGTGCCGGCGCTCTCCGGCGTGACACTCGAAATCGCCAAAGGCAGCTTCGTCGCGGTGATGGGGCCGTCCGGTTCAGGCAAGTCGACCTTCATGAACCTGCTGGGCTGCCTGGATGCGCCCAGCGGCGGCCGCTACTGGCTGGAGGACATCGAGGTCTCGCGGCTCGATGACGACGCCCTGTCGCGCGTGCGCAACCGCAAGATCGGCTTCGTGTTCCAGCATTTCAATCTGCTCGCGCGCACCACGGCGGTGGACAACGTCGCGCTGCCGCTGCTCTATCGGGGAATGGGCGCCGCCGAGCGCCACGCGCGCGCAGCGCAACGTCTCGAGCTGGTCGGGTTGCAGGAGCGCATGTTTCATCACCCGGCGCAGCTTTCCGGCGGTCAGCAGCAGCGGGTGGCGATCGCCCGCGCGCTGGTGAATGATCCGGCACTGATCCTCGCCGACGAGCCGACCGGCGCGCTCGACTCGCGCACCGGCATCGAGATCATGGCGTTGTTGCAGCAGCTCAACCGCGAAGGCATCACGATCGTCGTCGTCACCCACGAACACGACATCGCCGCTTACGCCGATCGCATCATCCATTTCCGCGACGGCCGGGTAACCGACGACACCCCCAACGCGCGCCGTGATGCCAGCGCCGACCTTGCCGCCATGCCTAAGAAACGCTGA
- a CDS encoding EI24 domain-containing protein: MMETGLFFHTLLRAGRDLARPRMLFCALWPPLAAFVLWSIVAWFAWQPMAGWVLANLPDWPWLDWLGPWLSHVAVFFVFAPLIYFTTLMFVAIFALPRMMAIIAARDYPDLSRQASTAAAFWGSLANTATAGLIFVVGWLITLPMLFVPGGLFVLPLFWSAWLNQRAFRFDAIAEHATAAERAEIVRRKRPTLYLGGLIGALIAYVPVANFFALPYTAILFVHLCLTALRELRRQQKVVV, from the coding sequence ATGATGGAAACCGGTCTCTTCTTCCATACGCTGCTGCGTGCCGGGCGCGACTTGGCGCGGCCAAGGATGCTGTTTTGCGCCCTCTGGCCGCCGCTGGCGGCGTTTGTGCTCTGGTCGATCGTCGCCTGGTTCGCCTGGCAGCCGATGGCCGGCTGGGTGCTGGCGAATCTGCCCGACTGGCCGTGGCTTGACTGGCTCGGGCCGTGGCTTTCCCACGTCGCGGTGTTCTTCGTCTTCGCGCCGCTCATCTACTTCACGACGCTGATGTTCGTCGCCATCTTCGCCTTGCCGCGCATGATGGCGATCATCGCCGCGCGCGATTATCCCGATCTTTCCCGTCAGGCTTCGACGGCCGCGGCGTTCTGGGGCAGCCTGGCCAACACGGCAACGGCCGGCCTGATTTTCGTCGTTGGCTGGCTTATCACGTTGCCGATGCTCTTCGTGCCGGGCGGTCTCTTCGTCCTGCCGCTCTTCTGGTCGGCCTGGCTCAACCAGCGCGCCTTCCGCTTCGATGCGATCGCCGAGCATGCCACGGCTGCTGAGCGTGCCGAGATCGTCCGGCGAAAGCGGCCTACGCTCTATCTCGGCGGCCTCATCGGTGCGCTCATTGCCTATGTGCCGGTGGCGAACTTCTTCGCCCTGCCCTATACGGCGATCCTGTTCGTCCATCTGTGTTTGACTGCCTTGCGCGAGCTGCGCCGGCAGCAGAAAGTGGTGGTATGA
- the hrpA gene encoding ATP-dependent RNA helicase HrpA yields MKFDAEARRAARPAIGYDESLPVTARRAEIAQAIEKHPVVVICGETGSGKTTQLPKICLDIGRGLTGFIGHTQPRRIAARATASRIAQELKSELGKVVGYKVRFTDRSSPESFIKLMTDGILLAETQTDPLLRQYDTLIIDEAHERSLNIDFLLGFLKSVLTRRHDLKLIVTSATLDAERFSKHFNDAPVIEVSGRLYPIEIRYRPFDEKKDVDLNDAIVAAVEEAHRTGPGDVLVFLPGEREIREAAEALRKHHPPGLEILPLYARQSAQEQARVFAPHQGRRVVLATNVAETSLTVPGIRYVIDTGLARIKRYSHRNKVEQLQVEAISQAAANQRAGRCGRVSSGVCFRLYSEEDFEQRPRYTDPEILRSSLAGVILRMKSLRLGNVEDFPFLERPAPRMVADGYQLLAELGALDETTKELTPIGRELAKLPLDPKIGRMILAARDLGCLAEMLVIAAALATQDPRERPQEQVGAADQAHAKWKDEKSEFLSYLKLWAAADAVWKHESSSKQKQWCRAHFINWLRLREWRDVHGQLMTLAHEHGWKENQQPASYESIHKALLTGLLGHIGLINEEDRNYLGARGIKFWIHPGSALAKKAGRWIVAAELVETSRLFARCVARIEPEWLEQVGAHLIRRHVYEPHWEKNAGQVVAYERVTLHGLTLHAKRRILYGPRAPQYDPRLARELFIRGALVEGQVTDEWLRKWKFLQHFQKLKAEIERLEHKARRPDVLVDDDLVFAFFASHVPEGIHSLAAFDHWRRDAERENPRLLFLEKDQLMRHEAAGITTENFPPHFEYRGQKFRLSYKHDPGAADDGVTLSVPLAALNQLPAIRLEWLVPGLLKEKVVALVKTLPQKYRHRLQPIDTFAEDFCAAEHDFDEPLVKALTRAIEEKIALKLPLDALRPGELKPHLSMNFRLLDEHGGTLAMSRNLHELRAQYGDRVARTFSAAALKVGADQTAPPTGKTTAWTFGALPELIELEVGGRTVIGFPALVDEGDGVRLAAFDTEEKAALEHRQGLSRLFALQLKAQVQAIEKLPELRQLALSFMHFGAEKELKEDIVAATLERTCLMAPLPTDEPSFTARRDAAKGRVLLVAQEILRLVGRILAEYGALQKKLATLQKALPQTVADVSNQLSNLLEKRFIVATPWERLQHFPRYLKAASLRLDKAKNDAARDARWMAEWQAVARPWQREWEKRRQRGAGDGFLQEFRWLLEELRVALFAQELKTPTPVSAKRLQKMWEGRARI; encoded by the coding sequence ATGAAGTTCGATGCGGAAGCCCGCCGGGCAGCCCGTCCGGCGATCGGCTACGACGAGAGCCTGCCCGTCACTGCGCGTCGCGCCGAGATCGCGCAGGCGATCGAAAAGCATCCGGTCGTCGTGATCTGCGGCGAGACCGGCTCGGGCAAGACCACGCAATTGCCGAAGATCTGCCTCGACATCGGCCGGGGGCTGACTGGCTTCATCGGCCATACCCAGCCGCGCCGCATCGCCGCGCGCGCCACCGCCAGCCGCATCGCGCAGGAGCTGAAGTCGGAACTCGGCAAGGTCGTCGGCTACAAGGTGCGCTTCACCGACCGCAGCTCGCCCGAGAGTTTCATCAAGCTGATGACCGACGGGATTTTGCTCGCCGAGACGCAGACCGATCCGTTGCTTCGGCAATACGACACCTTGATCATCGATGAAGCGCATGAACGCTCGCTCAACATCGATTTCCTGCTCGGGTTTCTAAAGTCGGTTCTGACGCGACGGCACGACTTGAAACTCATCGTCACCTCCGCGACGCTGGACGCCGAGCGCTTCAGCAAGCATTTCAACGACGCGCCGGTGATCGAGGTCTCCGGCAGGCTCTATCCGATCGAAATTCGTTACCGACCTTTCGACGAGAAGAAAGACGTCGATCTCAACGATGCGATCGTCGCCGCCGTCGAAGAAGCCCACCGCACCGGGCCGGGCGACGTGCTGGTGTTTTTGCCCGGTGAGCGGGAGATCCGCGAGGCGGCGGAGGCGCTCAGGAAGCATCATCCGCCGGGCCTGGAAATCCTGCCGCTTTATGCGCGCCAGAGCGCCCAGGAGCAGGCGCGCGTGTTCGCGCCGCATCAGGGCCGGCGCGTCGTGCTGGCGACCAATGTCGCCGAGACCTCGCTGACCGTGCCGGGCATTCGCTACGTGATCGACACTGGGCTGGCGCGCATCAAGCGTTATTCACATCGCAACAAGGTCGAGCAGCTGCAAGTCGAGGCGATCTCTCAGGCGGCGGCCAATCAGCGGGCGGGCCGCTGCGGCCGCGTCTCTTCTGGCGTGTGCTTCCGCCTTTATTCCGAAGAGGATTTCGAGCAGCGCCCGCGCTACACCGATCCGGAAATCCTGCGCTCTTCGCTGGCCGGCGTGATCCTGCGCATGAAGTCGCTCAGGCTGGGCAATGTCGAAGACTTTCCCTTTCTCGAACGCCCGGCGCCCAGGATGGTCGCCGACGGCTATCAGCTGCTCGCCGAGTTGGGCGCACTCGACGAGACGACGAAGGAGCTCACCCCGATCGGCCGCGAGCTGGCGAAACTGCCGCTCGACCCGAAGATCGGCCGCATGATCCTGGCGGCGCGCGATTTGGGCTGTCTTGCGGAAATGCTGGTCATCGCCGCCGCCCTGGCGACACAGGATCCGCGCGAGCGGCCGCAGGAGCAGGTGGGGGCTGCCGACCAGGCGCACGCGAAATGGAAGGATGAGAAATCCGAATTCCTCTCGTATCTGAAGCTGTGGGCCGCCGCCGACGCGGTCTGGAAGCATGAGAGCAGCAGCAAGCAAAAGCAATGGTGTCGCGCCCACTTCATCAACTGGCTGCGCCTGCGTGAATGGCGCGACGTGCATGGCCAGCTGATGACGCTCGCCCACGAGCACGGCTGGAAGGAGAACCAGCAGCCGGCAAGCTACGAGAGCATCCACAAGGCGCTTTTGACGGGGCTTCTCGGCCACATCGGTCTGATCAACGAGGAGGACAGGAACTACCTTGGCGCGCGCGGCATCAAGTTCTGGATTCATCCCGGCTCGGCGCTCGCCAAGAAGGCCGGGCGCTGGATCGTCGCCGCGGAGCTGGTCGAGACCTCACGCCTCTTTGCGCGTTGTGTCGCCCGCATCGAGCCCGAGTGGCTCGAACAGGTCGGTGCCCATCTCATTCGCCGCCATGTCTATGAGCCGCACTGGGAGAAGAACGCCGGTCAGGTGGTGGCCTATGAGCGCGTGACACTGCATGGGCTGACGCTCCATGCGAAGCGGCGCATCCTCTATGGGCCACGAGCGCCGCAATATGACCCGCGCCTGGCGCGTGAGCTCTTCATCCGTGGCGCGCTGGTCGAAGGGCAGGTGACCGACGAATGGCTCAGGAAATGGAAGTTCCTGCAACACTTCCAGAAGCTCAAGGCCGAGATCGAGCGGCTCGAACACAAGGCGCGCCGCCCCGACGTGCTGGTCGATGACGATCTGGTGTTCGCCTTCTTCGCTTCACACGTGCCGGAGGGCATCCATTCGCTGGCCGCCTTCGATCATTGGCGGCGCGATGCCGAACGCGAGAATCCGCGCTTGCTGTTCCTCGAAAAAGACCAGCTGATGCGCCATGAAGCGGCGGGCATCACCACCGAGAATTTTCCGCCGCATTTCGAATACCGTGGCCAGAAGTTCAGGCTTTCCTACAAGCACGATCCCGGCGCCGCCGACGATGGCGTGACCCTGTCCGTGCCGCTGGCCGCGCTCAACCAGCTGCCGGCCATCCGCCTCGAATGGCTCGTGCCGGGCCTGCTCAAGGAAAAAGTCGTCGCGCTCGTCAAGACCCTGCCGCAGAAATACCGCCATCGGTTGCAGCCGATCGACACCTTCGCGGAAGACTTCTGCGCAGCCGAACATGACTTTGATGAGCCTTTGGTCAAGGCGCTCACCCGCGCGATCGAAGAGAAGATTGCTTTGAAGCTGCCGCTCGATGCGTTGCGTCCCGGCGAGCTCAAGCCGCATCTGTCGATGAACTTTCGGCTGCTCGATGAACATGGCGGCACCTTGGCGATGTCGCGCAATCTCCACGAGCTGCGCGCGCAGTATGGCGATCGGGTAGCACGGACGTTTTCGGCGGCGGCGCTGAAAGTCGGCGCTGACCAGACGGCACCGCCGACCGGGAAGACGACTGCATGGACTTTCGGCGCGTTGCCGGAACTGATCGAGCTCGAGGTCGGCGGCCGCACCGTGATCGGCTTTCCGGCGCTGGTCGATGAAGGCGACGGCGTGCGCCTTGCCGCCTTCGACACCGAAGAGAAGGCGGCGCTCGAGCATCGCCAGGGGCTTTCGCGCCTGTTCGCGCTGCAGCTGAAAGCCCAGGTGCAGGCGATCGAAAAGCTGCCCGAATTGCGTCAGCTGGCCTTATCGTTCATGCACTTTGGCGCCGAGAAGGAGCTCAAGGAAGACATCGTCGCCGCCACGCTCGAACGCACCTGCCTGATGGCGCCGCTGCCGACCGACGAGCCGAGTTTCACCGCACGGCGCGATGCGGCGAAGGGTCGCGTCCTGCTCGTCGCGCAGGAAATCCTCCGCCTCGTCGGAAGAATACTGGCCGAATACGGCGCCTTGCAGAAGAAGCTCGCCACGCTGCAAAAGGCGCTGCCGCAGACCGTCGCCGACGTCTCGAACCAGCTTTCCAACTTGCTGGAAAAACGTTTCATCGTCGCCACGCCCTGGGAACGGCTGCAGCATTTCCCGCGCTATCTCAAGGCCGCGAGCCTCAGGCTCGACAAGGCGAAAAATGATGCGGCGCGCGACGCCCGCTGGATGGCGGAATGGCAAGCCGTGGCCAGGCCCTGGCAACGCGAGTGGGAAAAACGCCGCCAGCGCGGCGCCGGGGATGGATTTCTGCAAGAATTCCGCTGGCTGCTCGAAGAGCTGCGCGTCGCGCTTTTTGCACAGGAATTGAAAACACCCACGCCGGTCTCGGCAAAACGCCTGCAGAAGATGTGGGAAGGCAGGGCGAGGATATGA